One genomic window of Deltaproteobacteria bacterium includes the following:
- a CDS encoding helix-turn-helix transcriptional regulator, whose protein sequence is MKKHNPHRGSSFSEFLKEELKDPGFRREFERATAEILIGQTVRRIAKEKGLSIRKLATRMKTSISQVRRLMTDANVTVEALARFAAATGKRLSIQLR, encoded by the coding sequence ATGAAGAAACACAATCCCCATCGCGGTTCCAGTTTTTCGGAGTTCTTGAAGGAGGAATTGAAGGACCCGGGATTCCGAAGGGAATTTGAACGGGCGACGGCGGAGATCCTGATTGGTCAGACGGTTCGTCGCATCGCAAAGGAAAAAGGCCTGAGCATTCGCAAACTCGCAACAAGGATGAAAACCAGCATCTCCCAGGTTCGGAGGCTCATGACCGATGCGAACGTGACGGTCGAGGCCCTTGCTCGGTTCGCCGCCGCGACCGGCAAGAGGCTTTCCATTCAGTTAAGGTGA
- a CDS encoding type II toxin-antitoxin system RelE/ParE family toxin: MILDIRFFQTARGDEPVKDYIRTLPAKERARIEGCLYTLGITGRLDMPHGRKLAGYKGLYEVRSGRHRILYGIHDDEAIMSTAFVKKSQETPRAEIEVALRRLANYVSQGG; encoded by the coding sequence GTGATCCTGGATATCCGCTTCTTTCAGACGGCCCGTGGTGACGAACCTGTAAAGGATTACATCCGGACCCTCCCCGCGAAGGAACGGGCAAGGATCGAAGGGTGTCTTTACACCCTTGGAATCACGGGAAGGCTCGATATGCCCCATGGGAGAAAGCTCGCGGGCTACAAGGGTCTCTACGAGGTTCGCTCCGGCAGACACCGGATTCTTTACGGGATTCACGACGACGAGGCGATCATGTCCACCGCTTTTGTGAAGAAGTCCCAGGAGACCCCCAGGGCGGAGATCGAGGTCGCTCTCAGACGGCTCGCCAATTACGTAAGCCAAGGAGGATAA